In Lautropia mirabilis, one DNA window encodes the following:
- the uvrA gene encoding excinuclease ABC subunit UvrA has protein sequence MIRVRGARTHNLKNISLDIPRNQLVVITGLSGSGKSSLAFDTLYAEGQRRYVESLSAYARQFLQLMEKPDVDLIEGLSPAIAIEQKSTSHNPRSTVGTVTEIHDYLRLLFARTGTPYCPDHPDQRLETQTVSQMVDAIMALPEDTRLMILAPVVQNRKGEHLELFEQLQAQGFVRVRIRSEGGADGAEQGADSAGRIHELDQVPELNRSQKHTIDVVVDRLKVNDGIRQRLAESLETALNLANGRVIAQPMDEGPERAMLFSSRYGCPICNWSLPELEPRLFSFNNPLGACPECDGLGHTLFFDPERIVQFPNLSLGAGAVRGWDRRNQFYYQQLQSLAIHYGFNLDLPFEELPEKVRSILLFGSGSETITFTTLSASGKPSTETRPFEGIVHNFERRYRETDSANVRDELAKFQHTRTCPACQGTRLRIDARNVRVGPAGHDKPIWEISAWTLGEAAHWFEHLKLEGAKAAVGERIIREIASRLRFLNDVGLQYLSLERSADTLSGGEAQRIRLASQIGSGLTGVMYVLDEPSIGLHQRDNDRLLSTLTHLRDLGNSVLVVEHDEDAIRAADHVVDMGLGAGEHGGEVIAQGTVQDIINEPESLTGQYLGGALKIAVPTERKAPDRRWIRILDASGNNLKEARIDIPVGLMVCVTGVSGSGKSTLINDTLYKTLAQKLYRAQAEPAPCRQIDGLDHFDKVIAVDQSPIGRTPRSNPATYTGLFTPIRELFAGVPSARERGYGPGRFSFNVRGGRCEACEGDGMIRVEMHFLPDVYVPCDVCKGQRYNRETLEIHYKGKSIADVLDMTVEEAHTFFESVPQISRRLQTLLDVGLGYIRLGQSATTLSGGEAQRVKLSQELSKRDTGRTLYILDEPTTGLHFHDIALLLKVLTSLRDQGNTLAIIEHNLDVIKTADWLIDMGPEGGAGGGHLVAAGTPETVAACEASHTGRYLRPLLGMKP, from the coding sequence ATGATCCGCGTACGCGGCGCACGCACCCACAACCTGAAGAACATCTCGCTCGACATCCCGCGCAACCAGCTGGTGGTCATCACCGGCCTGTCGGGCTCGGGCAAGTCGTCCCTGGCCTTCGACACCCTGTACGCCGAAGGACAGCGCCGGTACGTGGAGTCACTCTCGGCCTATGCCCGGCAGTTCCTGCAGCTGATGGAAAAGCCCGATGTCGACCTGATCGAGGGACTGTCGCCCGCCATCGCCATCGAGCAGAAGTCCACCAGCCACAACCCGCGCTCCACGGTGGGTACCGTCACCGAGATTCACGACTACCTGCGGCTGCTGTTCGCCCGCACCGGCACCCCCTACTGTCCGGACCACCCTGACCAGCGGCTGGAGACCCAGACCGTCTCGCAGATGGTGGACGCCATCATGGCCCTGCCCGAGGACACCCGGCTGATGATCCTGGCGCCCGTGGTCCAGAACCGCAAGGGCGAACATCTGGAACTCTTCGAGCAGCTGCAGGCCCAGGGTTTCGTGCGCGTGCGCATCCGCAGCGAGGGCGGCGCCGACGGCGCCGAACAGGGCGCAGACAGCGCAGGCCGCATCCACGAGCTGGACCAGGTGCCCGAGCTGAACCGCAGCCAGAAGCACACCATCGACGTGGTGGTCGATCGCCTGAAGGTGAACGACGGCATCCGCCAGCGGCTGGCCGAATCGCTGGAAACGGCGCTGAACCTGGCCAATGGCCGCGTCATCGCCCAGCCCATGGACGAAGGCCCCGAGCGCGCCATGCTGTTCTCGTCACGCTACGGCTGCCCCATCTGCAACTGGTCGCTACCCGAGCTGGAGCCGCGCCTCTTCTCGTTCAACAACCCGCTGGGCGCCTGCCCGGAATGCGACGGCCTGGGTCACACGCTGTTCTTCGATCCCGAGCGGATCGTGCAGTTTCCCAACCTGAGCCTGGGCGCCGGCGCCGTGCGCGGCTGGGACCGGCGCAACCAGTTCTACTACCAGCAGCTGCAGAGCCTGGCCATCCACTACGGCTTCAACCTGGACCTGCCCTTCGAGGAACTGCCCGAGAAGGTCCGCAGCATCCTGCTGTTCGGTTCGGGCAGCGAGACCATCACCTTCACCACGCTCAGCGCCAGCGGCAAGCCCTCCACCGAGACCCGTCCCTTCGAAGGCATCGTCCACAACTTCGAGCGCCGCTACCGCGAGACCGATTCAGCCAACGTGCGCGATGAACTGGCCAAGTTCCAGCACACCCGCACCTGCCCCGCCTGTCAGGGCACCCGCCTGCGCATCGACGCCCGCAACGTGCGCGTGGGCCCCGCCGGGCATGACAAGCCCATCTGGGAGATCAGCGCCTGGACGCTGGGCGAGGCTGCCCACTGGTTCGAGCACCTGAAACTGGAAGGCGCCAAGGCCGCCGTCGGCGAGCGGATCATCCGCGAGATTGCCAGCCGCCTGCGCTTTCTGAACGACGTGGGCCTGCAGTACCTGTCGCTGGAACGCTCGGCCGACACCCTGTCCGGCGGCGAGGCCCAGCGCATCCGGCTGGCCTCGCAGATCGGCTCCGGGCTGACCGGCGTGATGTACGTGCTGGACGAGCCCTCCATCGGCCTTCACCAGCGCGACAACGACCGGCTGCTCTCCACCCTCACCCACCTGCGTGACCTGGGCAACTCGGTGCTGGTCGTCGAGCATGACGAAGACGCCATCCGCGCCGCCGACCACGTGGTCGACATGGGCCTGGGTGCCGGCGAGCACGGTGGCGAGGTCATTGCCCAGGGCACCGTGCAGGACATCATCAATGAACCCGAATCCCTCACCGGCCAGTACCTGGGCGGCGCCCTGAAGATTGCCGTGCCCACCGAGCGCAAGGCGCCTGACCGGCGCTGGATCCGCATTCTGGATGCCAGCGGCAACAACCTGAAGGAAGCGCGCATCGACATTCCCGTGGGCCTGATGGTGTGCGTCACCGGTGTCTCGGGCAGCGGCAAGTCCACCCTCATCAACGACACCCTGTACAAGACGCTGGCGCAGAAGCTCTACCGCGCCCAGGCGGAACCTGCCCCCTGCCGCCAGATCGACGGTCTGGACCACTTCGACAAGGTGATCGCCGTCGACCAGAGCCCCATCGGTCGCACCCCGCGCAGCAACCCTGCCACCTACACCGGGCTCTTCACGCCCATCCGCGAACTGTTTGCCGGCGTGCCCTCCGCCCGCGAGCGCGGCTATGGCCCGGGGCGCTTCTCGTTCAACGTGCGCGGAGGCCGCTGCGAGGCCTGCGAAGGCGACGGCATGATCCGCGTGGAAATGCACTTCCTGCCCGATGTGTACGTCCCCTGCGACGTGTGCAAGGGCCAGCGCTACAACCGCGAGACGCTGGAGATCCACTACAAGGGCAAGAGCATTGCCGACGTGCTGGACATGACGGTGGAAGAGGCTCACACCTTCTTCGAGTCCGTGCCGCAGATCAGCCGCCGCCTGCAGACCCTGCTGGACGTGGGCCTGGGCTACATCCGCCTGGGCCAGAGTGCCACCACGCTGTCCGGCGGCGAGGCCCAGCGCGTCAAGCTCTCGCAGGAGCTGTCCAAGCGCGACACCGGCCGCACCCTGTACATCCTGGACGAGCCCACCACGGGCCTGCACTTCCACGACATCGCCCTGCTGCTGAAGGTGCTGACCAGCCTGCGCGATCAGGGCAACACGCTGGCCATCATCGAGCACAACCTGGACGTGATCAAGACCGCCGACTGGCTCATCGACATGGGCCCCGAAGGCGGTGCGGGTGGTGGCCACCTGGTGGCAGCCGGCACGCCCGAGACCGTGGCAGCCTGCGAGGCCAGCCACACAGGACGGTATCTGCGACCACTGCTGGGCATGAAGCCATGA
- a CDS encoding DUF502 domain-containing protein produces the protein MKRYFVTGLLLWVPLVITVWVLNLIVGTMDKSLALLPAQWQPQVWLGRDIPGVGVVLTVLIVFVTGLLTTNFIGRALVQLGEWILSRIPVVRTLYSSVKQVSDTILSPHGQAFRKALLVEYPRRGCWTLGFLTGAPSAAMQAKMGVSSGQEEDTMVSVFVPTTPNPTSGFFLMMRREETVELDMSVDAALKYIVSMGVVAPPVGRNEAETNHE, from the coding sequence CTGAAGCGCTATTTCGTGACCGGCCTGCTGCTGTGGGTTCCGCTGGTGATCACCGTCTGGGTGCTGAATCTCATCGTCGGCACCATGGACAAGAGCCTGGCACTGCTGCCAGCCCAGTGGCAGCCGCAGGTCTGGCTGGGGCGCGACATTCCCGGCGTGGGCGTGGTGCTGACGGTGCTCATCGTCTTCGTCACGGGGCTGCTCACCACCAACTTCATCGGCCGGGCGCTGGTGCAGCTGGGCGAATGGATCCTGTCGCGCATTCCGGTGGTGCGCACGCTGTACTCCAGCGTCAAGCAGGTCAGCGACACCATCCTGTCGCCGCATGGGCAGGCGTTTCGCAAGGCGCTGCTGGTGGAGTACCCGCGTCGTGGCTGCTGGACGCTGGGCTTCCTGACCGGGGCACCCTCGGCCGCGATGCAGGCGAAGATGGGCGTGTCGTCCGGACAGGAAGAGGATACGATGGTGTCCGTGTTCGTGCCCACCACGCCCAATCCCACCTCGGGCTTCTTCCTGATGATGCGTCGTGAGGAGACGGTGGAACTGGACATGAGCGTGGATGCCGCGCTGAAGTACATCGTGTCGATGGGGGTGGTAGCGCCCCCGGTCGGCCGGAACGAAGCTGAAACCAATCATGAATGA
- a CDS encoding threonine/serine exporter family protein, whose protein sequence is MPVSSEPGEKGPDTPESGAPAAAPASEEDARHFVFEIARGMLSDGLQTGETVRVATELGQRLGQEVILMPRWGELIMRTRQPNHRHDLLDIAPCSPHAVAMHRVAAYMHLARTTRLDNLTAGLSRLGTIQRMHATPLLLYMLACIGGALGMAFIFGAQRPGAIGLMAISAGLGALIRRQMAHLGIGIVWQVGVAAWLAGAIGALAVHWDLTSRLHLVALCPAMILVPGPAILNGLMDLSATRASMGIARLAYASTLLAAICTGLLLGLSLNHVALPLLPGARIVPLWKDVLSAGLAACSFGLLFSMPLRALVWPVCVGMAAHALNWLCKAEFGLSPGEAAGLAAVAAGLVLAPVAHRLDLPFAGIGFAAVVSMIPGSYVFRMASGLLQLQQPDVDALPTLVATLSHGVTAVQIALALSLGLIIPKRMHDEWVGRRERLKRMST, encoded by the coding sequence ATGCCTGTCTCCTCCGAGCCCGGGGAGAAAGGCCCTGACACCCCTGAATCCGGCGCACCAGCGGCAGCCCCCGCCAGCGAGGAAGACGCCCGCCACTTCGTCTTCGAGATCGCCCGGGGCATGCTGTCCGACGGCCTTCAGACCGGCGAGACCGTGCGCGTGGCCACCGAACTGGGCCAGCGCCTGGGGCAGGAAGTCATCCTCATGCCGCGCTGGGGCGAGCTGATCATGCGCACCCGGCAGCCAAACCACCGGCATGACCTGCTCGACATCGCGCCATGCTCGCCACACGCGGTGGCCATGCACCGCGTGGCCGCCTACATGCACCTGGCGCGCACCACCCGTCTGGACAACCTCACGGCTGGCCTCTCTCGCCTGGGCACCATCCAGCGCATGCATGCCACCCCGCTGCTGCTGTACATGCTGGCCTGCATCGGCGGGGCCCTGGGCATGGCCTTCATCTTTGGCGCCCAGCGTCCCGGCGCCATCGGCCTGATGGCCATCAGCGCCGGACTGGGCGCCCTCATCCGTCGCCAGATGGCCCATCTGGGCATCGGCATCGTCTGGCAAGTGGGTGTTGCCGCCTGGCTGGCCGGTGCCATCGGTGCACTGGCCGTGCACTGGGATCTCACCTCCCGGCTGCATCTGGTAGCCCTGTGCCCGGCCATGATCCTGGTGCCCGGCCCCGCCATCCTCAACGGCCTGATGGACCTGTCGGCCACCCGCGCCAGCATGGGCATCGCCCGGCTGGCCTACGCCAGTACCCTGCTGGCCGCCATCTGCACCGGCCTGCTGCTGGGCCTGTCACTCAACCACGTGGCACTGCCGCTGCTGCCGGGTGCACGGATTGTTCCGCTCTGGAAGGACGTGCTCTCGGCCGGGCTGGCGGCCTGCAGCTTCGGCCTGCTGTTCTCAATGCCCCTGCGTGCACTGGTCTGGCCCGTCTGTGTGGGCATGGCTGCCCACGCACTGAACTGGCTGTGCAAGGCCGAGTTCGGCCTGTCACCCGGCGAGGCAGCAGGCCTGGCGGCCGTGGCGGCCGGTCTGGTGCTGGCGCCCGTTGCCCACCGGCTGGACCTGCCCTTTGCCGGCATCGGCTTTGCCGCCGTGGTCTCGATGATTCCGGGCAGCTACGTCTTCCGGATGGCCAGCGGTCTTTTGCAGCTGCAGCAGCCCGATGTGGACGCCCTGCCCACCCTGGTGGCCACCCTCTCACACGGGGTCACCGCCGTGCAGATCGCACTGGCACTGTCCCTGGGCCTGATCATTCCCAAGCGCATGCATGACGAATGGGTGGGCCGCCGCGAACGGCTCAAACGCATGAGCACGTAG
- a CDS encoding endonuclease/exonuclease/phosphatase family protein: MKSLRLRVATYNIHKGVVPGPSLRRRPMVKEMRQRLHELQADVVFLQEVQGQNNRFAKRFAQWPADPQAQYLALDPESSRRFQAVYGLNARYLHGHHGNALLSQFPILSIENRDFSDHVFERRGVLHCVLQMGERAVHCFVIHFGLFARSRARQAGALIDWIRAEVPPGAPLLIAGDFNDWQDALSRLLVERLGVYEVLDSARTFPALMPCLRMDRIYVRGFAVETAQVLRGLSWARLSDHAPVVADLTLLPD; the protein is encoded by the coding sequence ATGAAATCACTGCGGTTGCGGGTGGCCACCTACAACATCCACAAGGGCGTGGTGCCCGGGCCCTCGCTGCGCCGTCGTCCCATGGTGAAGGAAATGCGCCAGCGCCTGCATGAGCTGCAGGCCGACGTGGTGTTCCTGCAGGAAGTGCAGGGTCAGAACAATCGCTTTGCCAAGCGCTTCGCGCAGTGGCCTGCCGATCCGCAGGCCCAGTACCTGGCGCTGGACCCCGAGTCCTCCCGCCGTTTCCAGGCCGTCTATGGCCTCAATGCCCGTTACCTGCACGGGCATCACGGCAACGCGCTGCTGTCGCAGTTTCCCATCCTGTCCATCGAGAACCGCGATTTCTCCGACCACGTGTTCGAGCGGCGCGGTGTCCTGCACTGCGTGCTGCAGATGGGCGAGCGCGCGGTGCATTGCTTCGTCATCCACTTCGGGCTGTTCGCCCGTAGCCGGGCCCGTCAGGCCGGTGCGCTCATCGACTGGATCCGCGCCGAGGTGCCTCCCGGTGCCCCGCTGCTGATCGCCGGCGACTTCAACGACTGGCAGGATGCCCTGAGCCGCCTCCTGGTGGAGCGGCTGGGCGTGTATGAGGTGCTGGACAGCGCCCGCACCTTCCCGGCGCTGATGCCGTGCCTGCGCATGGACCGCATCTATGTTCGCGGCTTTGCCGTGGAGACGGCCCAGGTGCTGCGGGGGCTCAGCTGGGCGCGGCTTTCCGATCATGCGCCGGTGGTGGCGGACCTGACGCTGCTGCCCGACTGA
- a CDS encoding FmdB family zinc ribbon protein, with product MPIYAYRCSSCGYEQDVLQKISAAPLTDCPSCGKPDFHKQLSAPAFQLKGTGWYVTDFRDNGTKPAGQDPKHGKSHSAGDAGNGASSGAADAGSGAGSTASSGSASGGAGAASGSD from the coding sequence ATGCCGATCTACGCCTATCGATGCAGCAGCTGCGGATATGAGCAGGACGTGCTGCAGAAAATCTCCGCTGCCCCGCTGACGGACTGTCCCTCGTGCGGCAAGCCGGATTTCCACAAGCAACTGTCCGCGCCCGCCTTTCAGCTCAAGGGTACGGGCTGGTACGTGACCGACTTCCGCGACAACGGCACCAAGCCGGCCGGGCAGGACCCCAAGCATGGCAAGAGCCACAGCGCCGGGGACGCGGGCAACGGCGCCTCGTCCGGGGCGGCTGATGCTGGGTCGGGTGCCGGGTCCACGGCGTCGTCGGGGAGCGCCTCCGGCGGTGCAGGGGCTGCTTCGGGCAGTGATTGA
- the nudB gene encoding dihydroneopterin triphosphate diphosphatase, with protein sequence MGTAPKIPESVLVVIHTTDGQVLLLERADRPGFWQSVTGSLDAPDEAPCAAARREVQEETGLTAGVVGPLHDLGIQNRYEIYAHWRHRYAPGVTHNTEHVFALALPAPVPVKLAPREHLAHAWLAWEEAARRCFSPSNADAIRILAKRLGWKASTGEAGETP encoded by the coding sequence ATGGGCACAGCGCCTAAGATCCCCGAGTCCGTGCTGGTGGTGATCCACACCACCGACGGACAGGTGCTGCTGCTGGAGCGGGCCGACCGGCCCGGCTTCTGGCAGTCGGTGACCGGCAGCCTGGATGCGCCGGATGAGGCACCTTGCGCTGCGGCGCGGCGCGAGGTGCAGGAAGAAACCGGGCTGACGGCAGGGGTCGTGGGCCCGTTGCACGATCTGGGCATTCAGAATCGCTACGAGATCTATGCCCACTGGCGGCACCGCTATGCGCCGGGGGTCACGCATAATACCGAGCATGTGTTTGCGCTGGCGCTGCCGGCCCCGGTTCCGGTGAAGCTGGCGCCCCGCGAGCATCTGGCCCATGCCTGGCTGGCCTGGGAAGAGGCGGCCCGGCGCTGCTTCTCGCCCAGCAACGCCGACGCGATCCGGATACTGGCGAAGCGCCTGGGCTGGAAGGCATCGACAGGCGAGGCAGGAGAGACACCATGA
- a CDS encoding MFS transporter — MNDSLGKAPAGDQDGGPVRMSRQELRSSLWLASLYAIRMLGLFLVLPVFAVHARQLPGGDDPAWVGFAFGAYGLTQALLQIPYGAASDRFGRKQVITVGLLVMAAGSVLAAMADTVAMLALGRALQGAGAVSAAISALVADSTRDENRSKAMALIGVMIAMSYAVSLVVGPVLYQRVGLSGMFLFTGALALLAIGVLWRLVPNPAQSPVRQAAPPLREVLGPDLWRLDAGIFLLHLTQMALFVVLPARLLAAGMAVGDHWQMYLPAGALGFMLMLGPMRAAERGNRMKPVFLGGVLVLALSQLGLAFVPDQVWPLAGLLLLFFTGFNLMEAMLPSLVSRLVPPNGRGLALGVYSTSQSLGVFAGGAFGGLVLKYAGATAVPLASALLLVLWWALARSARRWPSAASLRAEKAAAQEASGG, encoded by the coding sequence ATGAACGATTCCCTCGGTAAGGCGCCTGCCGGCGATCAGGACGGCGGGCCGGTGCGCATGTCGCGCCAGGAACTGCGATCCAGCCTCTGGCTGGCCAGTCTGTACGCCATTCGCATGCTGGGGCTGTTCCTGGTCCTGCCGGTGTTCGCGGTGCACGCCCGGCAGCTGCCCGGGGGAGATGATCCGGCCTGGGTGGGCTTTGCCTTCGGGGCCTATGGCCTCACGCAGGCGTTGTTGCAGATTCCCTACGGTGCGGCGTCCGACCGCTTCGGGCGCAAGCAGGTCATCACGGTGGGGCTGCTGGTGATGGCAGCCGGCAGCGTGCTGGCCGCCATGGCCGACACGGTGGCGATGCTGGCCCTGGGCCGGGCGCTGCAGGGCGCCGGCGCGGTTTCGGCGGCCATCAGCGCGCTGGTGGCCGATTCCACCCGTGACGAGAACCGCAGCAAGGCCATGGCGCTCATTGGCGTGATGATTGCCATGTCCTATGCGGTGTCGCTGGTGGTGGGGCCGGTGCTGTATCAGCGCGTCGGGCTGTCCGGCATGTTCCTCTTTACCGGGGCGCTGGCGCTGCTGGCCATTGGCGTGCTGTGGCGGCTGGTGCCCAACCCGGCGCAGTCGCCGGTGCGTCAGGCGGCTCCGCCGCTGCGCGAGGTGCTGGGGCCGGACCTGTGGCGGCTGGATGCGGGCATCTTCCTGCTGCATCTCACGCAGATGGCGCTCTTCGTGGTGCTGCCGGCGCGGCTGCTGGCGGCCGGCATGGCGGTGGGTGACCACTGGCAGATGTATCTGCCGGCCGGGGCGCTGGGCTTCATGCTGATGCTGGGACCCATGCGGGCGGCCGAGCGGGGCAACCGGATGAAGCCGGTCTTCCTGGGCGGTGTGCTTGTGCTGGCGCTCAGCCAGCTGGGGCTGGCCTTCGTGCCCGACCAGGTGTGGCCGCTGGCAGGGCTGCTGCTTCTGTTCTTCACGGGCTTCAACCTCATGGAGGCCATGCTGCCGTCGCTGGTGTCGCGGCTGGTGCCGCCCAATGGGCGCGGGCTGGCACTGGGGGTCTACAGCACCAGCCAGTCGCTGGGGGTGTTTGCGGGCGGCGCCTTCGGGGGGCTGGTGCTGAAGTACGCCGGCGCGACGGCGGTGCCCCTGGCGTCGGCGCTCCTGCTGGTGCTGTGGTGGGCGCTGGCCCGTTCAGCCCGGCGGTGGCCGTCGGCGGCGTCCCTGCGCGCCGAGAAGGCCGCAGCCCAGGAGGCGTCCGGGGGCTGA
- the aspS gene encoding aspartate--tRNA ligase, whose amino-acid sequence MAGHHTAVARRESVKRSCYVGELSEAFLDQEVTLMGWVHRRRDHGGVIFIDLRDREGLAQIVCDPDRAETFRTAESLRNEYCIRITGKVRRRPEGTVNDGIRSGQVEVLCHELEVLNPSVTPPFLLDDENLSENTRLTYRVLDLRRPAMQKNLMLRHRVTMAVRRYLDDLGFVDVETPMLTRSTPEGARDYLVPSRVHDGYFYALPQSPQLFKQLLMVAGFDRYYQITKCFRDEDLRADRQPEFTQIDCETSFLSEEEIRGIFEPMIRTIFKQVMNVDLPDPFPTMSFAEAMRLYGSDKPDLRVKLQFTELTDVMKTVDFKVFSGPANAKDGRVVALRVPGGASISRSEIDAYTQFVGIYGAKGLAWIKVNDVKAGREGLQSPIVKNLHDEAIAAILERTGAQDGDIIFFGADRAKVVNDAIGALRVKIGHSEFGKGHGLFEAGWQPLWVLDFPMFEYDEDEKRWVALHHPFTSPKDGHEDLLESDPGACIAKAYDLVLNGWEMGGGSVRIHRDDVQSKVFRALAIGPEEAEAKFGFLLSSLRYGAPPHGGLAFGLDRMVTLMTGAESIRDVIAFPKTQRAQDLLTQAPSPVDEKQLRELHIRLRNPVGQVAGQPAADGHSA is encoded by the coding sequence ATGGCCGGGCACCATACTGCGGTTGCCAGGAGAGAATCAGTGAAACGTAGCTGTTATGTCGGTGAATTGTCCGAGGCCTTTCTGGATCAGGAAGTGACCCTGATGGGGTGGGTGCATCGGCGGCGGGATCATGGCGGGGTGATCTTCATCGATCTGCGCGACCGCGAGGGCCTGGCGCAGATCGTCTGCGACCCTGACCGCGCCGAGACCTTCCGCACGGCGGAAAGCCTGCGCAACGAATACTGCATCCGCATTACCGGCAAGGTGCGTCGCCGCCCGGAAGGCACCGTCAATGACGGCATCCGCAGCGGCCAGGTGGAGGTGCTGTGCCATGAGCTGGAAGTGCTGAACCCGTCGGTCACGCCGCCGTTCCTGCTCGATGACGAGAACCTGTCCGAGAACACCCGCCTGACCTACCGGGTGCTGGACCTGCGCCGCCCGGCCATGCAGAAGAACCTGATGCTGCGCCACCGGGTCACGATGGCGGTGCGCCGCTATCTGGATGACCTGGGCTTCGTGGATGTGGAAACGCCGATGCTGACGCGCTCCACCCCCGAGGGTGCACGGGACTACCTGGTGCCGTCGCGCGTGCACGATGGCTACTTCTACGCGCTGCCGCAGTCACCGCAGCTCTTCAAGCAGCTGCTGATGGTGGCCGGCTTCGACCGCTACTACCAGATCACCAAGTGCTTCCGGGACGAGGACCTGCGCGCCGACCGCCAGCCCGAGTTCACGCAGATCGACTGCGAGACCTCCTTCCTGTCCGAGGAAGAGATCCGCGGCATCTTCGAACCGATGATCCGCACGATCTTCAAGCAGGTCATGAACGTGGACCTGCCTGATCCGTTCCCGACGATGAGCTTTGCCGAGGCCATGCGCCTGTACGGTTCGGACAAGCCCGATCTGCGCGTGAAGCTGCAGTTCACCGAACTCACCGATGTGATGAAGACGGTGGACTTCAAGGTCTTCTCCGGTCCGGCCAATGCCAAGGACGGTCGCGTGGTGGCGCTGCGCGTGCCGGGTGGCGCGTCCATCAGCCGCAGCGAGATCGACGCCTACACGCAGTTCGTGGGCATCTACGGTGCCAAGGGCCTGGCCTGGATCAAGGTCAACGACGTGAAGGCCGGCCGCGAAGGCCTGCAGTCGCCCATCGTCAAGAACCTGCATGACGAAGCCATCGCCGCCATCCTGGAGCGCACTGGCGCCCAGGACGGCGACATCATCTTCTTCGGCGCCGACCGTGCCAAGGTGGTCAACGACGCCATCGGCGCGCTGCGCGTGAAGATCGGCCACTCCGAGTTCGGCAAGGGCCACGGCCTGTTCGAGGCCGGCTGGCAGCCGCTGTGGGTGCTGGACTTCCCGATGTTCGAGTACGACGAGGACGAGAAGCGCTGGGTGGCCCTGCATCACCCGTTCACCTCGCCCAAGGACGGCCACGAGGACCTGCTGGAATCCGATCCGGGCGCCTGCATCGCCAAGGCCTACGACCTGGTGCTGAATGGCTGGGAGATGGGCGGCGGCTCGGTGCGTATCCACCGTGACGACGTGCAGAGCAAGGTCTTCCGCGCGCTGGCCATCGGACCTGAAGAGGCCGAAGCCAAGTTCGGCTTCCTGCTGTCGTCGCTGCGTTATGGTGCGCCCCCGCACGGTGGCCTGGCCTTCGGTCTGGACCGCATGGTCACGCTGATGACCGGTGCCGAGTCGATCCGCGACGTGATCGCCTTCCCCAAGACGCAGCGTGCCCAGGATCTGCTCACGCAGGCGCCGTCGCCGGTGGACGAGAAGCAGCTGCGCGAGCTGCATATCCGCCTGCGCAACCCCGTTGGCCAGGTGGCAGGCCAGCCCGCCGCAGATGGGCACAGCGCCTAA
- the ssb gene encoding single-stranded DNA-binding protein, which yields MASVNKVILVGNLGRDPEVRYTAEGSAITNISVATTSQWKDRNSGERREETEWHRVTFFGRLAEIAGEYLKKGRSVYIEGRLKTRKYTDANGVEKYATDIIAEQMQMLGGRDGGGDFGGDSGGRSGGYGGGSSGGYGGGASGGGARSGGAAGGGAPAGGNRPAPTFDDMDDDIPF from the coding sequence ATGGCATCCGTCAACAAAGTCATCCTGGTGGGCAATCTGGGCCGCGACCCGGAAGTCCGCTACACGGCCGAGGGTTCGGCCATCACCAACATCTCGGTGGCTACCACCTCGCAGTGGAAGGACCGCAACTCGGGCGAGCGCCGCGAGGAAACCGAATGGCACCGCGTGACCTTCTTTGGCCGCCTGGCCGAGATCGCCGGTGAGTACCTGAAGAAGGGTCGCTCGGTGTACATCGAGGGCCGCCTGAAGACCCGCAAGTACACCGATGCCAACGGCGTGGAGAAGTACGCTACCGACATCATCGCCGAGCAGATGCAGATGCTGGGTGGCCGTGATGGCGGCGGAGACTTCGGCGGCGACAGCGGTGGCCGTTCCGGTGGCTACGGTGGCGGCTCGTCCGGGGGCTATGGTGGTGGTGCTTCCGGCGGTGGTGCCCGCAGTGGCGGCGCTGCAGGCGGTGGCGCCCCGGCAGGCGGCAACCGTCCGGCCCCCACCTTCGACGACATGGACGACGACATCCCGTTCTGA